The following coding sequences are from one Thermocrinis jamiesonii window:
- a CDS encoding acetyl-CoA carboxylase biotin carboxylase subunit, with amino-acid sequence MFKKILVANRGEVALRIIRACEELGIKSVAIYSEADARSLYVKKADEAYLIPGDPVKAYLDYKRIVDLAKSVGADAIHPGYGFLAENADFARYCRKKGITFIGPSPEHIELFGDKVKAKQKMAELGIPIIPGSPEPLRNYEDALHYAREIGFPVILKSAYGGGGRGMRVVRSAEELPRLFESGYREAETFFGKGDLFVEKYLENPKHIEVQILGDKYGNVVHLGERDCSVQRKHQKIIEITPCPVLPNHIRNKMLGLSVRAMMHVGYESAGTLEFLVDLKTGEFYFIEMNTRLQVEHTITEMVSGIDIVETMIRIAMGEPLPFTQNEITFRGYAIEFRINAEDPRKNFAPAPGKITAYYSPGGPGVRMDAGVYKDYVIPPYYDSMIAKLSVWALTWERVLARAKRAIDEFIIRGIPTNIPLHREIIRDPDFRSGYFGIKFLEEKLPTYDFEIEGKADPESIALAISTAIAAYYGL; translated from the coding sequence ATGTTTAAAAAGATTTTAGTTGCAAACAGAGGGGAAGTAGCGCTCAGAATAATAAGGGCTTGTGAGGAGCTCGGAATAAAGAGCGTCGCTATCTATTCAGAGGCAGATGCCAGGTCTTTGTATGTAAAGAAAGCAGACGAAGCATACCTCATACCCGGTGATCCTGTAAAAGCTTACCTGGACTACAAAAGAATAGTGGATCTTGCTAAATCAGTTGGGGCAGACGCCATACATCCGGGATATGGATTTCTTGCTGAAAACGCAGACTTTGCAAGATACTGCAGGAAAAAGGGAATAACCTTTATAGGTCCTTCACCGGAACACATAGAGCTATTTGGAGATAAAGTGAAGGCTAAGCAGAAGATGGCTGAACTGGGCATACCCATCATACCAGGTTCTCCAGAACCACTAAGAAACTACGAGGATGCCCTGCACTACGCAAGAGAAATAGGATTTCCTGTGATCTTGAAATCCGCCTACGGAGGAGGTGGTAGGGGAATGAGGGTGGTTAGGTCTGCAGAAGAGCTTCCCAGACTTTTTGAATCTGGATACAGAGAGGCGGAAACCTTTTTCGGAAAAGGTGATTTATTTGTAGAAAAATACCTGGAAAATCCAAAACATATAGAAGTGCAAATACTGGGAGACAAGTATGGTAACGTGGTGCATTTGGGAGAAAGGGATTGTTCAGTGCAGAGAAAGCACCAAAAGATCATAGAGATTACTCCCTGTCCCGTTTTGCCAAACCACATAAGGAACAAGATGTTGGGTCTTTCTGTAAGGGCAATGATGCATGTGGGATACGAAAGTGCAGGAACTCTTGAATTTCTTGTTGATCTAAAGACAGGCGAGTTTTACTTTATAGAGATGAACACAAGACTTCAGGTAGAGCACACCATAACTGAAATGGTTTCTGGAATAGACATAGTGGAGACTATGATAAGGATAGCCATGGGTGAGCCCCTTCCCTTCACTCAGAACGAGATAACTTTCAGAGGTTATGCCATTGAGTTTAGGATAAACGCAGAAGACCCAAGAAAAAATTTCGCTCCTGCTCCAGGAAAGATTACTGCCTATTACTCTCCTGGTGGTCCAGGAGTTAGAATGGATGCGGGCGTTTACAAAGACTACGTAATTCCTCCTTATTATGATTCTATGATAGCAAAGCTTAGTGTGTGGGCTTTGACTTGGGAGAGGGTGTTGGCAAGGGCTAAAAGGGCTATAGACGAGTTTATTATAAGGGGGATTCCAACAAATATCCCCCTTCACAGGGAAATCATCAGGGACCCAGACTTTAGAAGTGGATACTTTGGTATAAAGTTTTTAGAAGAAAAACTACCAACTTACGATTTTGAGATAGAAGGTAAGGCCGATCCAGAAAGCATAGCTTTGGCTATATCAACAGCCATAGCTGCCTATTACGGACTATAG
- a CDS encoding DUF3501 family protein — MKKIERSEILNIYEYEKVREQKRKEIIELKKNRRVFVGDLVHLVFENRETVWFQIQEMIRAERMVKEEEINQEIDIYNELIPDKNELSITMFIEIPDEQERKRLLPQLVGIHDHLWFHIGNKYSVRAIADERSQKDYQYGKAAVVHFLKLPLTPEQVEAFINSPVKIEINHPNYKAIVDVPEEVKKELIKDLESD, encoded by the coding sequence ATGAAAAAGATAGAAAGAAGCGAAATTCTAAACATTTACGAATACGAGAAAGTCCGGGAACAAAAACGGAAAGAAATAATAGAGCTTAAGAAAAACAGGAGGGTTTTTGTTGGAGATTTAGTTCATTTAGTTTTTGAAAACAGAGAAACCGTATGGTTTCAAATTCAGGAGATGATAAGGGCTGAAAGAATGGTAAAGGAAGAAGAAATAAACCAAGAGATAGACATTTACAACGAACTAATACCGGACAAAAACGAGCTTTCCATAACTATGTTTATAGAAATCCCCGATGAGCAGGAGAGGAAGAGATTATTACCCCAACTTGTGGGTATTCACGACCACCTGTGGTTCCATATAGGCAACAAATACAGCGTAAGAGCCATCGCTGACGAAAGAAGTCAAAAAGATTATCAGTATGGCAAAGCAGCAGTGGTGCATTTTCTAAAATTACCGCTTACTCCAGAGCAGGTGGAGGCCTTTATTAATTCACCTGTAAAGATAGAAATAAACCATCCCAACTATAAAGCTATTGTGGATGTGCCAGAGGAAGTAAAAAAAGAGCTTATAAAAGACCTTGAAAGCGATTAA
- a CDS encoding rubrerythrin family protein: protein MSKSLVGTKTLECLKEAFAGESQANRRYLYFARKADIEGYPDIANVFRETAEGETGHAFGHLEFLEKYGGGDPATGKPIGTMEKNLEAAIAGETYEYTEMYPGFARIAREEGFDDIAEWFETLARAEKSHAGRFQKALESLKA, encoded by the coding sequence ATGAGCAAGAGCTTGGTAGGCACCAAAACTTTGGAATGCCTCAAGGAAGCCTTTGCAGGCGAGTCTCAAGCCAACAGAAGGTACCTTTACTTTGCCAGAAAGGCAGACATAGAAGGGTACCCAGACATAGCCAACGTGTTCAGAGAAACCGCAGAAGGTGAAACCGGACACGCCTTTGGACACTTGGAGTTCTTGGAAAAGTACGGCGGTGGAGACCCAGCCACAGGAAAGCCCATAGGAACCATGGAAAAGAACTTGGAAGCTGCCATAGCAGGAGAAACCTACGAGTACACTGAGATGTATCCGGGATTTGCAAGGATAGCAAGGGAAGAAGGCTTTGACGACATAGCTGAGTGGTTTGAGACCCTTGCAAGGGCTGAGAAGTCCCACGCAGGAAGGTTCCAAAAGGCTTTAGAAAGCCTAAAAGCCTGA
- the queA gene encoding tRNA preQ1(34) S-adenosylmethionine ribosyltransferase-isomerase QueA, translating into MCAEEQGLTLNEFDYHLPKELIAQYPTIPRHNARLMVLNRKDRSIRHDVFWNLPDYLKKGDLLVFNNSKVLPARLYGRKPTGGKVEILLTDYIEKHVWYALVGGKNIKSGLKIFIGEDLQVEILEHIEGGKFKVYLHSQDPLKALDKWGKIPIPPYLEREEEEIDRVYYQTVFAKEEGSVASPTASLHFSEELLEKLQNRGINIAFITLHVSYGTFKPVKTQRIEEHKVDPEYIKVPEETVKLIKETKERGNRVVAVGTTVVRALETKPFEPYEGWTELYIYPGYEFKVVDALITNFHLPKSSLLFLVCAFGGKDFIMEAYQIAVRERYRFYSYGDGMLIL; encoded by the coding sequence ATGTGCGCAGAAGAGCAAGGTCTAACTTTGAACGAGTTTGACTACCATCTTCCAAAAGAGCTCATAGCTCAGTATCCAACTATTCCAAGACACAACGCAAGGCTTATGGTGTTGAACAGGAAGGATAGGTCCATAAGGCACGATGTATTTTGGAACCTACCGGATTACTTAAAAAAAGGTGACCTTTTGGTTTTTAACAACTCAAAGGTTTTGCCTGCAAGGCTCTATGGAAGGAAACCAACAGGCGGTAAAGTGGAGATCCTTCTTACGGACTACATAGAAAAGCACGTATGGTATGCCTTGGTGGGAGGGAAAAACATAAAGAGCGGTTTAAAAATATTCATCGGAGAAGACTTGCAAGTGGAGATCTTAGAGCACATAGAAGGTGGAAAGTTTAAAGTTTATCTCCATTCTCAGGATCCTCTAAAAGCTTTGGACAAATGGGGAAAAATCCCAATACCACCATACTTAGAAAGAGAGGAAGAAGAGATAGATAGGGTTTATTACCAAACAGTGTTTGCAAAGGAGGAAGGCTCTGTAGCTTCCCCTACAGCATCCTTACACTTTTCGGAGGAACTTTTGGAAAAACTTCAGAATAGGGGCATAAACATAGCCTTTATAACTCTTCATGTATCTTACGGCACCTTTAAGCCTGTAAAAACCCAAAGGATAGAAGAGCATAAGGTAGATCCAGAGTATATAAAGGTTCCCGAGGAAACGGTAAAGCTCATAAAGGAAACCAAAGAACGGGGTAATAGGGTCGTTGCGGTAGGCACCACTGTGGTAAGAGCTTTGGAGACAAAACCCTTTGAACCTTACGAAGGTTGGACCGAGCTTTACATATACCCAGGGTATGAGTTTAAGGTGGTGGATGCCCTGATCACAAACTTTCACCTTCCAAAATCTTCCCTTTTGTTTTTGGTATGCGCCTTTGGTGGAAAGGACTTTATAATGGAGGCTTACCAAATAGCAGTAAGGGAAAGATACAGGTTTTACAGCTATGGAGATGGAATGCTCATACTTTGA
- a CDS encoding ArnT family glycosyltransferase, whose product MKFFLILLAFLSLLPNLSDYVFRVEEPLRVYVAYHMAKTGNYLQPYVLGEPYYNKPPLFNWLIALYSNFIPWSELTGRAVSLTSLMLCVLVVFLFSRRLFGDFSLSVLSSLVFLTFGNVLFFYGYLAEIDTTYTLFVFITVSSLYIWSFGGGFIFGILAAVFAGLSALLKGFPSYAFYSLTLLALSLYHKRLDLLFGKKAMLMHFITLAIPLLWIVNTENPIVYIRTLFYESFSRVKDQEFSRLMHLFTYPLENFKDLMPHSMFFLISVYALFKERKLHLPSPIKALLLIFLLNYLPYLFAKSAGRYIMPLYPLLALVFSYYIHSAFSFKWFKKAFYVVLIIAIGLRFAYGLVYMPYKTNRENSKKFIAQKIIKSIDLNSNVECNCRQELAVCLYVSFAKDEPLRKKLPKADYSITCNDEEKGEEILSFDVKKPYKIRVLKLNQSMSIPSP is encoded by the coding sequence ATGAAGTTTTTTCTTATCCTTCTTGCCTTTCTCTCTCTTCTGCCAAACTTAAGCGATTACGTTTTTAGAGTAGAGGAGCCTTTAAGGGTATACGTTGCCTACCATATGGCAAAGACGGGCAACTATCTACAGCCTTATGTCCTTGGAGAGCCATACTACAACAAGCCACCCCTTTTTAACTGGCTAATAGCTCTATACTCCAACTTTATACCCTGGAGTGAGCTTACTGGAAGGGCAGTTAGTCTAACCTCTCTCATGCTTTGCGTGTTAGTTGTCTTTTTATTTTCTCGGCGTCTTTTTGGGGACTTTTCCCTTTCCGTTCTATCCTCTTTGGTCTTTCTAACCTTTGGTAACGTGCTGTTCTTTTACGGCTACTTAGCGGAAATAGACACCACTTACACTCTATTTGTTTTTATAACTGTATCCTCCCTTTACATTTGGTCTTTTGGGGGTGGTTTTATTTTTGGGATTTTAGCTGCGGTCTTTGCAGGTCTTTCTGCCCTTCTGAAAGGTTTTCCTTCTTATGCCTTTTATTCCCTTACCTTGCTTGCTCTCAGCCTTTATCACAAAAGACTTGATCTACTTTTTGGTAAAAAAGCTATGCTTATGCACTTTATCACCTTGGCTATACCACTTTTGTGGATTGTAAATACAGAAAATCCAATAGTCTATATAAGGACGCTTTTTTACGAATCTTTCAGCAGGGTAAAAGACCAAGAGTTTTCAAGGCTTATGCACCTGTTTACTTATCCCCTTGAGAACTTTAAAGACCTCATGCCCCACAGTATGTTTTTTTTGATTTCTGTTTATGCTCTTTTTAAGGAAAGAAAACTGCATCTGCCAAGCCCGATAAAGGCTCTTTTGCTTATCTTTTTACTTAACTACCTTCCCTATCTCTTTGCCAAATCTGCAGGAAGATACATAATGCCCCTGTATCCTTTGCTTGCCCTTGTTTTTTCTTACTACATACACAGCGCATTCAGTTTCAAATGGTTCAAAAAAGCTTTTTATGTGGTGCTAATAATTGCCATCGGCCTAAGATTTGCCTATGGACTTGTTTATATGCCCTACAAAACCAACAGGGAGAACTCCAAAAAATTTATAGCGCAAAAAATCATAAAGAGTATAGACTTAAACTCCAACGTAGAGTGCAACTGTAGGCAAGAGTTGGCTGTTTGCTTGTATGTTAGCTTTGCAAAGGATGAGCCTTTAAGGAAAAAACTGCCAAAGGCAGACTACTCAATCACTTGTAACGATGAGGAAAAGGGAGAGGAAATACTGAGCTTTGACGTGAAAAAGCCATACAAGATAAGAGTTTTGAAGTTAAATCAAAGTATGAGCATTCCATCTCCATAG
- the guaB gene encoding IMP dehydrogenase: MENIEVFEGLTFDDILLIPQYSEVLPHEVDVSTQLTKRIKLNIPIVSAAMDTVTDHRMAIAIAREGGIGIIHRNMRIEDQAKEVERVKKSESGMIVNPVTVRPDTSVKSALEIMERYKISGVPVVSDGNKLVGILTNRDLRFIKPTDYNKPVSMFMTKENLIVAKERITLEEAKEILHRHKIEKLPIVDKEGNLVGLITIKDIVKRQKYPNACKDEMGRLRVGAAVGTGPDTKERVSALVSVGVDVIVVDTAHGHSKRVLDTVQEIKSLYPDVDVIAGNVATAEATKDLIKAGADAVKVGVGPGSICTTRIVAGVGVPQVSAIMWAYSVAKEYGVPIIADGGIRYSGDIVKALAVGASAVMLGNLLAGTEEAPGEIIYYQGRAYKAYRGMGSLGAMMSRMSADRYGQERAEKFVPEGIEGRVPYRGRLSDVLFQLVGGIRSGMGYLGARNIEELRKKAKIVKITWAGYKESHVHDVIITKEAPNYWIE; the protein is encoded by the coding sequence ATGGAAAACATAGAAGTTTTTGAAGGGCTTACCTTTGACGATATACTACTGATCCCTCAGTATTCCGAAGTGCTTCCTCATGAGGTAGATGTCTCTACCCAACTAACCAAAAGGATCAAGCTAAACATTCCTATAGTTTCCGCTGCAATGGACACGGTCACGGACCATAGAATGGCAATAGCCATAGCAAGGGAAGGAGGCATAGGCATAATCCACAGGAACATGAGAATAGAAGATCAAGCTAAGGAAGTGGAGAGGGTTAAAAAATCTGAGAGTGGGATGATCGTCAATCCGGTTACGGTAAGACCGGACACCAGTGTTAAAAGTGCGTTGGAAATCATGGAAAGATATAAGATCTCCGGCGTGCCTGTAGTTTCTGACGGAAACAAGCTTGTGGGAATTTTAACCAACAGGGACCTCAGGTTTATAAAACCTACCGATTATAACAAACCAGTATCCATGTTTATGACCAAGGAAAACCTGATAGTAGCCAAAGAAAGGATCACCTTAGAGGAAGCTAAGGAGATCCTACACAGACACAAAATAGAAAAGCTTCCCATAGTAGATAAAGAGGGGAATCTTGTGGGACTTATAACCATAAAGGACATTGTCAAAAGGCAAAAATATCCCAATGCGTGCAAGGATGAGATGGGTAGGTTAAGGGTGGGCGCAGCGGTTGGAACTGGACCGGATACAAAGGAAAGGGTTTCTGCGCTTGTTTCCGTCGGTGTGGATGTGATCGTGGTGGATACAGCTCACGGCCATTCAAAAAGAGTTTTGGATACGGTCCAAGAAATAAAGTCTTTATATCCAGACGTGGATGTTATAGCTGGAAACGTGGCAACCGCAGAGGCAACAAAGGATCTGATAAAAGCTGGTGCGGATGCGGTTAAGGTAGGGGTAGGACCAGGTTCCATATGCACCACCCGGATAGTGGCAGGGGTGGGTGTGCCCCAAGTGAGCGCCATAATGTGGGCTTACAGCGTGGCAAAAGAGTATGGAGTGCCCATAATAGCGGACGGTGGGATAAGGTATTCGGGGGACATAGTCAAGGCTTTAGCGGTGGGCGCTAGTGCGGTTATGCTGGGCAATCTGCTTGCTGGAACAGAGGAAGCTCCGGGTGAAATAATATACTATCAGGGAAGGGCATACAAAGCATACAGAGGCATGGGCTCTTTGGGTGCGATGATGAGTAGAATGTCTGCGGATAGATACGGACAAGAAAGGGCAGAGAAGTTCGTTCCCGAAGGTATAGAGGGAAGGGTGCCATACAGAGGAAGGCTTTCGGATGTGCTCTTTCAACTTGTGGGAGGTATAAGGTCCGGTATGGGATACTTAGGTGCAAGAAACATAGAAGAGCTAAGAAAAAAAGCAAAGATAGTTAAGATAACTTGGGCAGGATACAAAGAATCCCACGTGCATGACGTGATAATAACTAAGGAAGCACCCAACTACTGGATAGAATGA
- a CDS encoding SDR family NAD(P)-dependent oxidoreductase → MPNLVITGGTKGIGRAVVELFLREGWNVCTCARSEEGLKRLKEELKHPKNLYTKVCNVGDRESAKAFVEFCQENLKSFDLLINNASILGERTSIEHYPEDIWEEVIRINLNGVFYITKYAIPYMKAGGVIINLSSGAGKRPAPYWGAYAVSKFGIEGFSLLLAEELKQKGIKVYALNPGATRTQMRAKAYPQEDPLTLKPPEKVAEFLIEIVKNKPGGVSIDYGS, encoded by the coding sequence ATGCCCAACTTGGTAATAACGGGTGGAACAAAGGGTATAGGGAGGGCGGTAGTTGAGCTTTTTCTAAGGGAAGGGTGGAACGTATGCACCTGCGCAAGGTCCGAAGAAGGTCTAAAAAGACTTAAGGAAGAGCTAAAACATCCAAAAAACCTATATACAAAAGTGTGCAACGTAGGAGACAGGGAATCTGCCAAAGCCTTTGTAGAATTTTGCCAAGAAAACCTTAAGAGTTTTGACTTGCTTATAAACAATGCAAGCATATTGGGAGAAAGAACAAGCATAGAACACTACCCAGAGGATATTTGGGAGGAAGTGATAAGGATAAACCTAAACGGTGTTTTTTATATAACAAAGTATGCCATTCCTTACATGAAAGCGGGAGGAGTTATAATAAACCTATCTTCGGGTGCTGGCAAAAGACCTGCACCTTACTGGGGAGCGTATGCGGTATCTAAGTTTGGGATAGAAGGGTTTTCATTGCTTTTGGCGGAAGAGCTAAAACAAAAAGGTATAAAGGTATATGCCCTAAATCCGGGTGCCACAAGGACCCAGATGAGGGCAAAGGCTTACCCACAGGAGGATCCCCTCACCTTAAAACCACCCGAAAAGGTAGCAGAGTTTCTAATAGAAATAGTGAAAAACAAGCCAGGAGGGGTGAGTATAGATTATGGATCTTAG
- a CDS encoding MASE3 domain-containing protein, whose protein sequence is MDLRAMILMILGALSALFIILIHDKIILDPGSFSYLIAITRIPAFFLFASTVLAPLLVGPHLIKRTFYYTALFVVPSLIPQAFHILSFVFFPDFITPNHRDKVFWLHIIFVAYTLLGITFGIFHKRGTAPYPKFFALLLSSLAVSFFIVLYYPLLPKTYIKGVGSTIFSDVLWAGLSLWNFWLLYLILKKKVYGEKVSKYVSLGMFFYGIGSVLPIFYTHFRDIILVAVSFYRVLAYALFAYGVIKVEIVDVSKDILRRSRLFLISLAKAVPRWESDVLKVALGNSFEEGYIKSLCIYDLKTKELRAYFYGLKEREEDLKPPEDWDKLSEKKNGLYQGWTALSC, encoded by the coding sequence ATGGATCTTAGAGCGATGATTCTTATGATCCTTGGGGCTTTGTCCGCTCTCTTTATAATTCTCATACACGACAAAATTATCTTAGATCCGGGGTCCTTTTCTTATCTTATTGCCATAACCCGCATCCCTGCTTTCTTTCTGTTTGCAAGTACTGTGCTTGCCCCGCTTCTTGTAGGTCCTCACCTTATTAAAAGGACATTTTACTATACCGCCCTCTTTGTTGTCCCTTCTTTGATCCCACAAGCTTTTCACATACTTTCCTTTGTGTTCTTCCCTGACTTTATAACACCAAATCATAGAGATAAGGTCTTTTGGCTACACATAATCTTTGTAGCATACACACTGCTTGGCATAACTTTTGGAATATTCCACAAAAGAGGCACCGCTCCATACCCTAAGTTTTTTGCTTTGCTTCTTTCTTCTCTTGCGGTTTCCTTTTTTATAGTGCTTTACTACCCGTTGCTTCCAAAGACTTACATAAAAGGTGTAGGATCAACTATTTTTTCCGATGTGCTTTGGGCTGGTCTTTCTCTTTGGAACTTTTGGCTTCTTTACCTTATATTAAAGAAAAAGGTTTATGGAGAGAAGGTAAGCAAATACGTAAGCTTAGGGATGTTCTTTTATGGCATTGGCAGTGTCCTTCCCATCTTTTACACACACTTCAGGGACATAATTTTGGTAGCTGTTTCCTTTTACAGGGTTTTGGCTTATGCACTGTTTGCCTATGGTGTTATCAAGGTAGAAATTGTGGATGTAAGCAAAGATATATTAAGGCGATCAAGGCTTTTTTTGATCTCTTTGGCAAAAGCTGTGCCCAGATGGGAGAGTGATGTACTAAAGGTTGCGCTGGGCAATTCCTTTGAAGAGGGTTACATAAAAAGCTTGTGCATATACGACCTAAAAACTAAGGAGCTGAGGGCATACTTTTATGGGCTAAAGGAAAGGGAGGAGGACCTAAAACCGCCTGAGGACTGGGATAAGCTTTCAGAAAAAAAAAATGGGCTTTACCAAGGATGGACGGCGCTTTCGTGTTGA
- a CDS encoding putative bifunctional diguanylate cyclase/phosphodiesterase — protein MGFTKDGRRFRVEEGYLLLSRVHTDIDNPLIITHIMNIESHLFSYFLQHKNYEELLKEKLREIEILQAMLETSEYVVQAYNNIETFSKQVLDRLDQVLRMDGSLFYMLDKNAEKVEKLVISSMFLKNFREEDPKLLLAEVRANPNIFDTKNNLCFAKFEYGQYQVGVVGVRLKEPFDKGDLAFFKTISNQLFHVIRLMKIIEDLQNAQFSIKFLSEYDPLTMLYNRRTFERYLKDNIQIVSRTGSLLSMVLIDIDNFKLINDVYGHQTADMVLKELSERLKRSVRKMDIPARFGGDEFAVLLPYISKDTAHAIAQRLISKLSSEPLKIEDRNISLSVSAVVVSYPQDGTSAEELITYAEYLMREVKRKGKGIILSSGDIPHKFSVVKELERSLVESIEKSSVIPYYHEIIDLRRMSVFGFEVLMRIKFNGRILSTGEFVDVAERLGVMPKLDLLLMEKVFESYKFFGNQYNIFIFINMVPDNATVEFAEKVRALADKYSVPISNIVFEITERKAIEDIMQVADFVRELKKEGFRFAIDDFGSGYSSFYYLKYLPTDFLKIEGEFIRHLTHSRTDRIFIKGIVNVAKEMGIKVVAEFVENDEVLEVVKELDIDYAQGYYFGKPEPLEEKLKKLSSKE, from the coding sequence ATGGGCTTTACCAAGGATGGACGGCGCTTTCGTGTTGAAGAGGGTTATCTATTGCTCAGCAGGGTTCATACGGACATAGACAATCCCCTAATAATTACCCACATAATGAACATAGAAAGCCATCTCTTTTCCTATTTCCTACAGCACAAAAACTATGAGGAGCTACTCAAAGAGAAATTAAGGGAAATTGAGATACTACAGGCTATGCTTGAAACTTCCGAATATGTAGTTCAAGCATACAATAACATAGAGACCTTTTCAAAGCAAGTGCTGGATAGGTTGGACCAAGTCCTCCGTATGGACGGTAGCTTATTTTACATGCTTGATAAAAACGCAGAAAAGGTGGAAAAACTCGTCATCTCCTCTATGTTTTTAAAGAACTTTAGGGAGGAAGACCCTAAATTGCTCCTTGCTGAGGTTCGAGCTAACCCAAACATTTTTGATACAAAAAATAACCTTTGTTTTGCCAAGTTTGAGTATGGTCAGTATCAAGTTGGAGTTGTGGGCGTTAGGCTAAAGGAACCCTTTGATAAGGGAGACCTTGCTTTCTTCAAAACTATTTCCAACCAACTGTTCCACGTAATAAGATTGATGAAGATTATAGAGGATTTACAAAATGCCCAATTTAGCATTAAGTTTCTCTCCGAGTATGACCCACTTACTATGCTGTATAACAGAAGAACCTTTGAAAGGTATCTTAAAGATAACATCCAAATAGTCTCGAGGACTGGTTCCTTGCTTTCCATGGTGCTCATAGACATTGACAATTTCAAGCTTATAAACGACGTTTATGGACACCAAACTGCAGACATGGTCTTAAAGGAGCTAAGCGAAAGATTGAAAAGGAGCGTCAGGAAGATGGATATACCCGCAAGGTTTGGGGGAGATGAGTTTGCAGTGCTTTTGCCATACATTTCAAAGGATACCGCCCATGCTATAGCACAAAGACTTATAAGCAAACTCTCCTCCGAGCCCCTGAAGATAGAAGACAGAAACATTTCTTTAAGCGTAAGTGCGGTTGTAGTATCTTACCCCCAAGACGGAACCAGCGCAGAGGAGCTTATAACCTATGCGGAGTACTTAATGAGGGAAGTAAAAAGGAAAGGAAAAGGTATAATTCTAAGCTCAGGTGATATTCCTCACAAGTTCTCTGTGGTAAAGGAGCTCGAAAGGTCCCTTGTGGAAAGTATAGAAAAGTCCTCTGTCATACCCTACTATCACGAGATCATAGACCTCAGAAGGATGTCTGTCTTTGGTTTTGAGGTGCTTATGAGGATAAAGTTTAACGGTAGGATTTTGAGTACGGGAGAATTTGTGGATGTGGCAGAAAGGCTCGGTGTCATGCCAAAGCTTGACCTTTTGCTTATGGAAAAGGTTTTTGAAAGTTATAAATTTTTTGGAAACCAGTATAACATTTTCATATTTATTAACATGGTGCCAGACAACGCCACAGTGGAGTTTGCGGAGAAGGTCAGAGCCCTTGCGGATAAGTATTCTGTTCCCATCAGCAATATTGTATTTGAGATTACAGAAAGAAAAGCCATTGAAGATATTATGCAAGTTGCCGACTTTGTTAGGGAATTAAAAAAGGAGGGTTTTCGTTTTGCCATAGACGACTTTGGCTCTGGTTATTCCTCCTTTTATTACCTGAAATACCTGCCCACAGACTTTTTGAAAATTGAAGGTGAGTTCATAAGACATCTTACCCACTCACGCACAGACAGAATCTTCATCAAAGGCATTGTGAATGTGGCAAAGGAAATGGGGATCAAAGTCGTTGCGGAATTTGTAGAAAACGATGAGGTCTTGGAGGTAGTTAAGGAGTTGGACATAGACTACGCACAGGGTTATTACTTTGGAAAGCCAGAACCTTTGGAAGAAAAGCTCAAGAAACTTTCTTCCAAAGAATAA
- a CDS encoding TIGR01906 family membrane protein → MKRVIALSFFFPFLLIFLCVRLAFTEFFVELNYRFGNLPPDRWGMDQERRLEIAKLGLRSVLSDKGMEEFISSGLFREKEIKHMQDVKRLLSVIFKVLYFGLPLWLFLFFSLRDKKKMGLVLFSGALLTEILVIFVLVFSLLNYDLLFEVFHNFFFDPHSWRFFDQDMLLRVYPMKFWYNATLWVCVFSLLLNSSFQALGLILWKKVS, encoded by the coding sequence ATGAAGAGAGTAATAGCTCTGTCCTTTTTCTTTCCCTTTCTTTTAATCTTTTTGTGCGTCAGGCTTGCCTTTACTGAGTTTTTTGTAGAGCTAAACTACAGGTTTGGAAACCTTCCACCAGACAGATGGGGGATGGACCAAGAAAGAAGACTTGAAATAGCCAAGCTGGGGCTTAGGTCCGTTCTTTCCGATAAAGGTATGGAAGAGTTTATAAGCTCTGGACTATTTAGGGAGAAGGAAATAAAGCACATGCAGGATGTTAAGAGACTGCTTTCTGTGATATTCAAGGTTCTTTACTTTGGTCTTCCCCTTTGGCTTTTCCTTTTTTTCAGCCTAAGGGATAAAAAGAAAATGGGGCTTGTCCTCTTTTCTGGCGCGCTTCTTACGGAGATTTTGGTAATTTTCGTTCTGGTGTTTTCTCTTTTAAACTACGACTTACTCTTTGAGGTTTTCCACAACTTCTTTTTTGACCCACATTCATGGAGGTTTTTTGACCAGGACATGCTACTCAGGGTTTATCCTATGAAATTCTGGTATAATGCTACCCTTTGGGTATGTGTCTTTTCCCTTCTTTTAAATTCTTCTTTCCAGGCCCTCGGACTTATTCTTTGGAAGAAAGTTTCTTGA